Within the Nocardioides aurantiacus genome, the region CTCCCAGTGCGGCGAGTCGGGCCACTTGCGGCACTCCACCCGCGCGGCGGCGGCCGCGCGGGTGGAGTCGGGTGCGGGAGGCATGCGGGCGAGGATACGACCAGCGGGGCCGGTCGTCCCGGAGCCCGTCAGACGATCTTCTTGCCGGGGTTCATCCGACCGGCGACGCGGGCCACGACGTCCTGGTAGCGGGCTCCCGCGATGCGGCCGAACTGGTGCAGCGCGTGGGCGTCCAGGCCCACCAGCTGGCGCGGCTTGCCGGCCAGGGCGCCCTCGAGGATGATCCGGGCGGCCTTGTCGGCCGTCATCTTGGCCAGCTTCTGGTCGAAGAAGTCGTCGGTGGCCTGCACGTCGGTGCCGGCGACCTTGCGGCCGTTGCGCGCGATGCCGGTCTTGATGCCGCCGGGGTGCACGCAGGTGACCTTGACCGGGTGGCGGTTGACGATCATCTCCTCGCGCACCGCCTCGGTGAAGCCGCGCACGGCGAACTTGGTGGCGTTGTAGGCGCTCTGGCCGGGGATGCTGATCAGGCCAAAGAGGCTGGAGATGTTGACCAGGTGGCCGTCGCCGGAGGCGATCAGGTGCGGCAGGAACTCCTTGGTGCCGTGGACGACGCCCATGAAGTTGATGCCGACGATCCAGTCGAAGTCGTCGTACGGCATCTCCTCGAAGTCGCCGGCATAGCTGACGCCCGCGTTGTTGACGACCACGTTGACGGTGCCGAACTGCTCGGCCACGGCGGCCGCCCAGTCGATGACCTCCTGCCGGGCGGCCACGTCGACGCGGTCGCTGCGGACCTCGGCGGCGCCGGCATGCTTGAGCAGGTCGACGGTCTCGGCCAAGCCCTGCTCGTTGACGTCGCTGACGGCGACGCGGGCACCGTGCTGCGCCGCGAGCAGCGCGACCTCGCGGCCCATGCCGGAGCCGGCGCCGGTGACGACGACGACCTTGCCCTGGAGTCGGTCCAGTCGTGAGCTCATGCTGCGTTCTCCTCGGTGTCG harbors:
- a CDS encoding SDR family NAD(P)-dependent oxidoreductase, translated to MSSRLDRLQGKVVVVTGAGSGMGREVALLAAQHGARVAVSDVNEQGLAETVDLLKHAGAAEVRSDRVDVAARQEVIDWAAAVAEQFGTVNVVVNNAGVSYAGDFEEMPYDDFDWIVGINFMGVVHGTKEFLPHLIASGDGHLVNISSLFGLISIPGQSAYNATKFAVRGFTEAVREEMIVNRHPVKVTCVHPGGIKTGIARNGRKVAGTDVQATDDFFDQKLAKMTADKAARIILEGALAGKPRQLVGLDAHALHQFGRIAGARYQDVVARVAGRMNPGKKIV